A section of the Gallus gallus isolate bGalGal1 chromosome 4, bGalGal1.mat.broiler.GRCg7b, whole genome shotgun sequence genome encodes:
- the MPP1 gene encoding 55 kDa erythrocyte membrane protein encodes MTLKSGRGGGGGSGSMRTALSDLYLEHLLQNRAKPEAIAQAPNAMTEDIYTNGSATLGSPSHSNGREVRKIRLVQFEKVTEEPMGITLKLNDKQSCMVARIFHGGMIHRQGSLHVGDEIIEINGQSVSNHSVDQLQKMLKETQGMVSIKVIPNQQSRLPALQMFMRAQFDYDPKKDNLIPCKEAGLKFQTGDVIQIINKDDSNWWQGRVEGSGTESAGLIPSPELQEWRVASVTQSSQSEAQSCSPFGKKKKYKDKYLAKHSSIFDQLDVVSYEEVVRLPAFKRKTLVLIGASGVGRSHIKNALLSNNPEKFMYPPPYTTRPQKKNEVDGKDYYFVSTEEMTRDISANEFLEFGSYQGNMFGTKFETVHKIHQQDKVAILDIEPQTLKIVRTAELSPFIVFIAPTDKAEESEALQQLRKDSESIRSRYAHYFDLSIVNNGVEESLKLLEEAFEQACSSPQWVPVSWVY; translated from the exons GCCATCGCTCAGGCCCCGAATGCTATGACTGAGGACATTTACACCAATGGCTCTgccaccctgggcagcccttcCCACAGCAACGGCCGTGAGGTGCGCAAGATCCGCCTGGTCCAGTTTGAGAAGGTGACAGAGGAGCCCATG GGAATCACGCTGAAGCTCAATGACAAGCAGAGCTGTATGGTGGCCAGGATCTTCCACGGGGGCATGATACACAGACAAG GCTCCCTTCACGTGGGTGATGAGATCATAGAAATCAATGGGCAGAGTGTGAGCAACCACTCAGTTGACCAGCTGCAGAAGATGCTG AAAGAAACCCAGGGGATGGTCTCAATAAAAGTCATTCCCAACCAGCAAAGCCGCCTCCCTGCTCTCCAG atGTTCATGAGGGCGCAGTTTGACTATGACCCCAAAAAAGACAACCTGATCCCCTGCAAGGAAGCAGGGCTGAAGTTCCAGACAGGTGACGTGATTCAGATCATCAACAAGGATGACAGCAACTGGTGGCAGGGCCGTGTGGAAGGCTCTGGTACCGAGTCAGCAGGACTCATCCCTTCCCCTGAACTGCAGGAGTG GCGTGTGGCAAGTGTCACCCAATCCAGTCAGAGCgaagcccagagctgcagccccttcgggaagaaaaagaagtacaaaGATAAATACCTGGCCAAGCACAGCTCAA TTTTTGACCAGCTGGATGTAGTTTCCTACGAGGAGGTGGTGAGGCTGCCTGCCTTCAAGAGGAAGACACTGGTGCTCATAG GGGCCAGCGGAGTGGGTCGCAGCCACATCAAGAACGctctgctcagcaacaaccCTGAGAAGTTCATGTACCCCCCACCAT aCACCACACGTCCCCAGAAGAAGAATGAGGTGGATGGGAAGGACTACTACTTTGTTTCCACTGAGGAGATGACCCGGGACATCTCAGCCAATGAGTTCCTGGAGTTCGGAAGCTACCAGGGAAACATGTTTGGCACCAAGTTTGAAACAGTGCACAAGATCCACCAACAGGACAAAGTCGCTATTTTAGACATTGAACCCCAG ACCCTGAAGATTGTCCGCACGGCAGAACTCTCCCCGTTCATAGTCTTCATTGCCCCAACAGACAAGGCAGAGGAG TCAGAGGCTTTGCAGCAGCTCCGTAAGGATTCAGAGAGCATCCGGAGCCGATATGCACACTACTTTGACCTCTCAATAGTCAACAATGGAGTGGAGGAAAGCCTCAAGCTGCTGGAGGAAGCCTTTGAGCAGgcctgcagctccccacagTGGGTGCCTGTCTCCTGGGTTTACTGA
- the MPP1 gene encoding 55 kDa erythrocyte membrane protein isoform X1 — protein MTLKSGRGGGGGSGSMRTALSDLYLEHLLQNRAKPEAIAQAPNAMTEDIYTNGSATLGSPSHSNGREVRKIRLVQFEKVTEEPMGITLKLNDKQSCMVARIFHGGMIHRQGSLHVGDEIIEINGQSVSNHSVDQLQKMLMFMRAQFDYDPKKDNLIPCKEAGLKFQTGDVIQIINKDDSNWWQGRVEGSGTESAGLIPSPELQEWRVASVTQSSQSEAQSCSPFGKKKKYKDKYLAKHSSIFDQLDVVSYEEVVRLPAFKRKTLVLIGASGVGRSHIKNALLSNNPEKFMYPPPYTTRPQKKNEVDGKDYYFVSTEEMTRDISANEFLEFGSYQGNMFGTKFETVHKIHQQDKVAILDIEPQTLKIVRTAELSPFIVFIAPTDKAEESEALQQLRKDSESIRSRYAHYFDLSIVNNGVEESLKLLEEAFEQACSSPQWVPVSWVY, from the exons GCCATCGCTCAGGCCCCGAATGCTATGACTGAGGACATTTACACCAATGGCTCTgccaccctgggcagcccttcCCACAGCAACGGCCGTGAGGTGCGCAAGATCCGCCTGGTCCAGTTTGAGAAGGTGACAGAGGAGCCCATG GGAATCACGCTGAAGCTCAATGACAAGCAGAGCTGTATGGTGGCCAGGATCTTCCACGGGGGCATGATACACAGACAAG GCTCCCTTCACGTGGGTGATGAGATCATAGAAATCAATGGGCAGAGTGTGAGCAACCACTCAGTTGACCAGCTGCAGAAGATGCTG atGTTCATGAGGGCGCAGTTTGACTATGACCCCAAAAAAGACAACCTGATCCCCTGCAAGGAAGCAGGGCTGAAGTTCCAGACAGGTGACGTGATTCAGATCATCAACAAGGATGACAGCAACTGGTGGCAGGGCCGTGTGGAAGGCTCTGGTACCGAGTCAGCAGGACTCATCCCTTCCCCTGAACTGCAGGAGTG GCGTGTGGCAAGTGTCACCCAATCCAGTCAGAGCgaagcccagagctgcagccccttcgggaagaaaaagaagtacaaaGATAAATACCTGGCCAAGCACAGCTCAA TTTTTGACCAGCTGGATGTAGTTTCCTACGAGGAGGTGGTGAGGCTGCCTGCCTTCAAGAGGAAGACACTGGTGCTCATAG GGGCCAGCGGAGTGGGTCGCAGCCACATCAAGAACGctctgctcagcaacaaccCTGAGAAGTTCATGTACCCCCCACCAT aCACCACACGTCCCCAGAAGAAGAATGAGGTGGATGGGAAGGACTACTACTTTGTTTCCACTGAGGAGATGACCCGGGACATCTCAGCCAATGAGTTCCTGGAGTTCGGAAGCTACCAGGGAAACATGTTTGGCACCAAGTTTGAAACAGTGCACAAGATCCACCAACAGGACAAAGTCGCTATTTTAGACATTGAACCCCAG ACCCTGAAGATTGTCCGCACGGCAGAACTCTCCCCGTTCATAGTCTTCATTGCCCCAACAGACAAGGCAGAGGAG TCAGAGGCTTTGCAGCAGCTCCGTAAGGATTCAGAGAGCATCCGGAGCCGATATGCACACTACTTTGACCTCTCAATAGTCAACAATGGAGTGGAGGAAAGCCTCAAGCTGCTGGAGGAAGCCTTTGAGCAGgcctgcagctccccacagTGGGTGCCTGTCTCCTGGGTTTACTGA